A DNA window from Amycolatopsis sp. DSM 110486 contains the following coding sequences:
- the ligD gene encoding non-homologous end-joining DNA ligase, with the protein MSAVVEKKVTVQVGERQLVLSNLDKPLYGNGFSKSEVVHYYAKIGPVMLPHLRGRPATVVRFPDGTAGEAFFEKNLPRGAPDWIQTVTLPSSGSRSGRGPGTITYPLIEDLPSLVWAANLAALELHVHQWTVGPGPKRQAPDRLVFDLDPGEGASIVECARVAERLLEVLTADGLTPLPKTSGSKGLQVCCGVKTRRPERTSAYAKAIAEQLAGEMPELVVSKMAKTLRTNKVLIDWSQNHVAKTTIAPYSLRGRDTPTASTPITWDEVRACRTPSELTFTADDVLHRVDEHGDLLAELAGTRVTLPER; encoded by the coding sequence GTGAGCGCGGTGGTCGAGAAGAAGGTCACCGTGCAGGTCGGCGAGCGGCAGCTCGTGCTGTCCAACCTGGACAAACCGCTGTACGGAAACGGCTTCAGCAAGAGCGAGGTCGTGCACTACTACGCGAAAATCGGCCCGGTCATGCTCCCTCACCTCCGGGGCAGGCCTGCGACGGTTGTGCGGTTTCCCGACGGGACGGCCGGTGAGGCGTTCTTCGAGAAGAACCTCCCGCGCGGCGCCCCGGACTGGATCCAGACCGTGACGCTGCCCAGTTCCGGATCCCGCAGCGGCCGCGGCCCCGGCACGATCACCTATCCGCTGATCGAGGATCTGCCGAGCCTGGTGTGGGCGGCCAACCTCGCCGCCCTCGAGCTCCACGTGCACCAGTGGACCGTCGGCCCCGGCCCGAAACGCCAAGCACCGGACCGGCTCGTGTTCGACCTCGACCCGGGCGAGGGCGCCAGCATCGTGGAATGCGCCCGCGTCGCCGAGCGGCTGCTCGAAGTCCTCACCGCCGACGGGCTCACCCCGCTGCCCAAGACCAGCGGATCCAAGGGCCTGCAGGTCTGCTGCGGCGTCAAGACCCGCCGGCCCGAGCGCACCTCCGCCTACGCCAAGGCGATCGCCGAGCAGCTCGCCGGCGAGATGCCCGAGCTCGTGGTGTCGAAGATGGCGAAAACCCTGCGCACGAACAAGGTGCTCATCGACTGGAGCCAGAACCACGTCGCGAAGACCACCATCGCCCCGTATTCGCTGCGCGGCCGCGACACCCCCACCGCCTCCACCCCCATCACCTGGGACGAAGTCCGCGCCTGCCGCACGCCGTCCGAGCTGACCTTCACCGCCGACGACGTCCTGCACCGCGTCGACGAACACGGCGACCTGCTCGCCGAGCTGGCTGGCACCCGCGTGACGCTGCCGGAGCGGTAA
- a CDS encoding cupin domain-containing protein: MIGMRIAGGVLVVATLAVATACAASDQPAPATAPSATAAPSATAASQPPTETFTPLLQQALPNVQGKTFTSAIVTLPPGARAAPHRHGDAFVYAYVLEGTVRSQLEGQPASTFNTGQNWVEQPGAHHILTENTSSTARARLLVVFVADPGAQLKTDDPHQ, translated from the coding sequence ATGATCGGAATGCGTATCGCCGGTGGCGTCCTGGTCGTCGCCACGCTGGCCGTGGCCACGGCCTGCGCCGCCTCGGACCAGCCCGCCCCCGCCACGGCCCCGTCGGCCACTGCGGCGCCGTCGGCCACCGCGGCATCGCAGCCACCCACGGAAACCTTCACCCCGCTGCTCCAGCAGGCCCTTCCGAACGTGCAGGGCAAGACCTTCACCTCGGCGATCGTCACCTTGCCGCCCGGCGCCCGCGCGGCGCCGCACCGGCACGGCGATGCTTTCGTTTACGCCTACGTCCTCGAAGGCACCGTGCGCAGCCAACTCGAAGGCCAACCCGCCAGCACATTCAACACAGGTCAGAACTGGGTCGAGCAGCCCGGCGCTCACCACATCCTCACGGAGAACACCAGCTCGACGGCACGGGCCAGGCTCCTGGTCGTCTTCGTCGCCGACCCCGGAGCCCAACTCAAAACCGACGACCCCCACCAGTAA
- a CDS encoding alpha/beta hydrolase codes for MPLPSLLLVPGSWHKPDHVKLLVDELPDLDVHAVDLASSGDDPAGLGDMYEDAAQIAAAATAIDGPVVVCAHSYGGIPVTQALSGASNVQRIVYLAAFQLDVGESMLSSIGGTPLPYWKIDSTDNGIKYVEAPLDPVDLLYSDVDTDIAQDAASRLFRYTSYVANIQKLTEAAWKTIPSTYIICEADNAFPPFAQELLAQRAGRVHRLNTSHSPFLSQPAAVAQLLRDELASA; via the coding sequence ATGCCCCTTCCTTCACTCCTCCTTGTCCCGGGTTCCTGGCACAAACCGGACCATGTGAAACTCCTGGTGGACGAACTACCGGACCTGGACGTGCATGCGGTCGATCTGGCCAGCTCTGGTGACGATCCGGCCGGGCTGGGAGACATGTACGAGGACGCGGCGCAGATCGCGGCCGCGGCCACCGCTATCGATGGCCCCGTCGTCGTCTGCGCGCACTCCTACGGCGGCATTCCCGTAACTCAGGCACTCAGCGGCGCGAGCAATGTCCAGCGCATCGTCTACCTCGCCGCGTTCCAGCTCGACGTCGGCGAGTCCATGCTGTCCAGCATCGGCGGCACGCCCCTCCCCTATTGGAAAATCGACAGCACGGACAACGGGATCAAATATGTCGAAGCACCGCTCGATCCCGTAGACCTCCTCTACAGCGATGTGGACACAGACATCGCCCAGGACGCGGCCTCGCGGCTCTTCCGGTACACGTCGTATGTCGCGAATATTCAAAAGCTGACCGAAGCGGCCTGGAAGACCATCCCCAGCACCTACATCATCTGTGAGGCCGACAACGCGTTCCCACCCTTCGCCCAGGAACTGTTGGCCCAGCGCGCCGGCAGGGTCCACCGATTGAACACCTCCCACTCACCCTTCCTCTCACAGCCGGCCGCCGTGGCGCAGCTCCTCAGGGACGAGCTCGCCTCCGCATGA